In Pantoea cypripedii, the following proteins share a genomic window:
- the nuoG gene encoding NADH-quinone oxidoreductase subunit NuoG gives MATIHVDGKEYEVNGSDNLLQACLSLGLDIPYFCWHPALGSVGACRQCAVKQFQNAEDTRGRLVMSCMTPASDGTFISIDDGEAKEFRESVVEWLMTNHPHDCPVCEEGGNCHLQDMTVMTGHSFRRYRFTKRTHQNQDLGPFISHEMNRCIACYRCVRYYKDYADGTDLGVYGAHDNVYFGRPEDGTLESEFSGNLVEICPTGVFTDKTHSERYNRKWDMQFAPSICQQCSVGCNTSPGERYGELRRIENRYNGTVNHYFLCDRGRFGYGYVNLKDRPRHPVQLRGNDWVTLNAEQAVNAAADVLRQAKKVIGIGSPRASIESNFALRELVGAENFSTGMPAGEQARLELMLKVLREGGIYTPSLREIESYDAVLVLGEDLTQVGARVALSVRQAVKGKAREMAAAQKVADWQIAAILNIGQHAKHPLFVTNVDETRLDDIAAWSYRAPVEDQARLGFAIAHALDESAPAVGDFDKTLNGKLDVVVQALTGAKKPLIISGTHSGSTAMIEAAANVAKALKARGADVGITLLASAANSIGLGLMGGASLDSALAQLSNGEADTLVVLENDLYRHAPKATVDAALAQAANVIVVDHQRTATLEKANLVFSTASFAESDGTSINHEGRAQRFFQVYDPAYYDNSVVMLESWRWLHSLHSTVESRQIDWTLLDHVIDAAVAALPQLKGIKEAAPDASFRIRGQKLARSPHRYSGRTAARANISVHEPRQPQDKDTMFAFSMEGNNQPGAARSQIPFAWAPGWNSPQAWNKFQAEVGGKLRNGDPGVRLFEAAEGSLPWFSAVPESFVGGSQWRVAPYYQLFGSEEMTQRSPVFQKRMSPATLVINPADAEKLGVNNGAAVELVCAGETLRLPVRFSASLQAGQVGLPLGMPGVPPFLSGAQIDKLQEAAQ, from the coding sequence ATGGCTACTATCCATGTAGACGGTAAAGAGTATGAAGTGAACGGGTCGGACAACCTGCTACAGGCTTGTCTGTCTCTGGGCCTTGATATTCCTTATTTTTGCTGGCATCCGGCGCTGGGAAGCGTGGGTGCCTGTCGCCAGTGCGCGGTAAAGCAATTCCAGAATGCCGAAGATACCCGCGGTCGCCTTGTCATGTCATGCATGACGCCCGCATCGGACGGCACCTTTATTTCCATCGACGATGGCGAAGCGAAAGAGTTTCGTGAAAGCGTGGTGGAATGGCTGATGACCAACCACCCGCATGACTGTCCGGTGTGCGAAGAGGGCGGTAACTGCCATCTGCAGGATATGACGGTAATGACGGGCCACAGCTTCCGTCGCTATCGTTTCACCAAACGTACTCACCAGAATCAGGACCTCGGCCCGTTCATTTCTCATGAAATGAACCGCTGCATCGCCTGTTATCGCTGCGTGCGTTACTACAAAGATTACGCCGATGGCACCGACCTCGGCGTGTATGGCGCGCATGACAACGTCTACTTTGGTCGTCCGGAAGATGGCACGCTGGAAAGCGAATTCTCCGGTAACCTGGTAGAAATCTGTCCGACCGGGGTCTTCACCGATAAAACCCACTCCGAGCGTTATAACCGTAAGTGGGATATGCAGTTTGCTCCGAGCATCTGCCAGCAATGCAGCGTCGGTTGTAACACCAGCCCCGGTGAGCGTTACGGCGAATTACGTCGTATCGAAAACCGTTATAACGGCACGGTAAACCATTACTTCCTGTGTGACCGTGGTCGCTTTGGTTACGGTTACGTCAACCTGAAAGACCGTCCGCGCCATCCGGTACAGCTGCGTGGCAATGACTGGGTCACTCTGAATGCCGAGCAGGCGGTGAACGCAGCGGCAGATGTGTTGCGTCAGGCAAAAAAAGTCATCGGGATTGGCTCTCCGCGTGCCAGCATCGAAAGTAACTTTGCCCTGCGCGAGCTGGTGGGAGCAGAAAACTTCTCCACCGGTATGCCAGCAGGTGAGCAGGCGCGTCTTGAGCTGATGCTCAAAGTGCTGCGCGAAGGCGGTATCTATACCCCGTCACTGCGTGAGATTGAAAGCTACGATGCGGTGCTGGTGCTGGGCGAAGATCTGACTCAGGTTGGCGCGCGCGTGGCACTGTCCGTGCGTCAGGCGGTGAAGGGTAAAGCACGCGAAATGGCCGCAGCGCAAAAAGTGGCTGACTGGCAAATCGCGGCGATCCTCAACATCGGACAACACGCTAAACACCCGTTGTTCGTGACCAACGTCGATGAAACCCGTCTGGATGATATCGCCGCGTGGAGCTATCGCGCTCCGGTGGAAGATCAGGCGCGTCTCGGTTTTGCCATCGCGCATGCGCTGGATGAAAGCGCGCCAGCGGTCGGCGATTTTGACAAGACGCTGAACGGTAAGCTGGATGTGGTGGTGCAGGCGCTGACCGGGGCGAAAAAGCCGCTGATCATCTCCGGTACTCACTCTGGCAGCACCGCAATGATTGAAGCGGCCGCCAACGTGGCTAAAGCGCTGAAAGCGCGCGGTGCGGATGTCGGCATCACCCTGCTGGCGTCAGCGGCTAACAGCATCGGTCTTGGCTTGATGGGCGGTGCATCGCTGGATAGCGCCCTGGCGCAACTGAGCAACGGCGAAGCCGATACGCTGGTGGTGCTGGAAAACGATCTGTATCGCCACGCGCCGAAGGCGACGGTGGACGCGGCACTGGCGCAGGCTGCCAACGTGATTGTTGTTGATCATCAGCGCACCGCCACGCTGGAAAAAGCCAATCTGGTGTTCTCCACAGCCAGCTTTGCTGAAAGCGACGGTACCTCGATCAACCATGAAGGTCGCGCTCAGCGCTTCTTCCAGGTTTACGATCCGGCTTACTACGACAACAGCGTGGTGATGCTGGAAAGCTGGCGCTGGCTGCATTCGCTGCACAGTACCGTGGAAAGTCGCCAGATTGACTGGACGCTGCTCGACCATGTGATTGATGCCGCCGTCGCGGCGCTGCCGCAGTTGAAAGGCATCAAAGAGGCGGCACCGGATGCCAGCTTCCGTATTCGTGGTCAGAAACTGGCGCGTTCCCCGCATCGTTACAGTGGCCGTACTGCGGCGCGCGCCAATATCAGCGTGCACGAACCGCGTCAGCCACAGGATAAAGACACCATGTTTGCCTTCTCAATGGAAGGGAACAACCAGCCGGGCGCAGCGCGTTCGCAGATTCCGTTTGCCTGGGCGCCAGGCTGGAACTCCCCGCAGGCATGGAACAAGTTCCAGGCTGAAGTGGGCGGTAAGCTACGCAATGGCGATCCGGGTGTGCGTCTGTTCGAGGCTGCGGAAGGTTCACTGCCGTGGTTCAGTGCCGTGCCGGAAAGTTTTGTCGGTGGCAGCCAGTGGCGTGTAGCCCCTTACTATCAGCTGTTCGGTAGTGAAGAGATGACCCAGCGTTCACCGGTGTTCCAGAAACGTATGTCTCCCGCCACGCTGGTGATCAACCCAGCCGACGCTGAGAAGCTCGGCGTGAACAACGGTGCGGCAGTGGAGCTGGTGTGTGCCGGTGAAACGCTGCGTCTGCCGGTGCGTTTCTCCGCGTCATTGCAGGCAGGGCAGGTCGGTCTGCCACTTGGTATGCCGGGTGTACCGCCGTTCCTCTCGGGTGCGCAAATTGACAAATTGCAGGAGGCCGCGCAATGA
- the nuoL gene encoding NADH-quinone oxidoreductase subunit L, whose translation MNLLYLTVLFPLIGFVLLAFSRGRWSENLSAAVGMGSVGLAALTTIFVGMDFFSQGQQPFTQALWTWMNVGHFDIKVNLVLDGLSLTMLSVVTGVGFFIHMFASWYMRGEEGYSRFFAYTNLFIASMVVLVLADNLMLMYLGWEGVGLCSYLLIGFYYSNPENGKAAMKAFIITRVGDVFLALALFILYNELGTLNFRELMELAPAHFAADNHMLQWATLLLLGGAVGKSAQLPLQTWLADAMAGPTPVSALIHAATMVTAGVYLIARTHGLFLLTPDVLHLVGIVGAITLVLAGFAALVQTDIKRVLAYSTMSQIGYMFLALGVQAWDAAIFHLMTHAFFKALLFLSSGSVILACHHEQNIFKMGGLRKSIPLVYACFLVGGAALAALPLITAGFYSKDEILFGALANGHINLMVAGLVGAFLTSIYTFRMIFIVFHGEEKIHAHAGKGITHHLPLIVLLVLSTFIGALITPPLAGVLPQNEFGEGGKVGLEITSGVVAIVGILIAAALWLGKRQLVTRVANSAPGRFFGTWWFAAWGFDWLYDKVFVKPFLGIAWLLHRDPLNSLMNLPALISRVGNKGLVVSENGYLRWYVASMSVGAVVVLALLLVV comes from the coding sequence ATGAATCTTCTCTACTTAACCGTTTTATTTCCGCTAATTGGCTTCGTGCTGTTGGCATTTTCCCGTGGTCGCTGGTCGGAGAACCTGTCTGCCGCTGTGGGGATGGGGTCAGTCGGTCTGGCTGCCCTGACCACCATTTTTGTCGGCATGGATTTCTTCAGCCAGGGGCAGCAGCCGTTTACGCAGGCGCTCTGGACCTGGATGAACGTCGGGCACTTCGACATCAAAGTCAACCTGGTGCTGGATGGCCTGTCGCTGACCATGTTGTCCGTGGTGACCGGGGTCGGCTTCTTCATCCACATGTTCGCTTCCTGGTACATGCGCGGTGAAGAGGGATACTCACGCTTCTTCGCGTACACCAACCTGTTTATCGCCAGCATGGTAGTTCTGGTACTGGCCGATAACCTGATGCTGATGTATCTCGGCTGGGAAGGGGTGGGGCTGTGTTCCTATCTGCTGATCGGTTTCTACTACAGCAACCCGGAAAATGGCAAAGCCGCGATGAAAGCCTTCATCATTACCCGCGTGGGTGATGTGTTCCTGGCTTTAGCCTTGTTCATCCTCTACAACGAACTGGGTACGCTGAACTTCCGCGAACTGATGGAACTGGCTCCGGCACACTTTGCGGCAGACAACCATATGTTGCAGTGGGCGACCCTGCTGTTACTGGGTGGTGCGGTGGGTAAATCAGCACAGCTGCCGTTGCAGACGTGGCTGGCGGATGCGATGGCCGGTCCGACGCCGGTTTCTGCACTGATCCACGCCGCAACCATGGTGACGGCGGGTGTCTATCTGATCGCCCGTACGCACGGCCTGTTCCTGCTGACGCCGGACGTGCTGCATCTGGTAGGCATCGTGGGTGCCATCACCCTGGTGCTGGCGGGTTTTGCCGCGCTGGTGCAGACCGATATCAAACGCGTACTGGCCTACTCGACCATGAGCCAGATTGGCTACATGTTCCTGGCGCTTGGCGTACAGGCGTGGGATGCGGCGATTTTCCACCTGATGACCCATGCGTTCTTTAAAGCGCTGCTGTTCCTCTCTTCAGGTTCGGTGATTCTGGCCTGCCATCACGAGCAGAACATCTTCAAAATGGGTGGCCTGCGTAAGAGCATCCCGCTGGTGTATGCCTGCTTCCTGGTGGGTGGTGCCGCACTGGCTGCGCTGCCGCTGATTACCGCAGGTTTCTACAGTAAGGATGAAATCCTGTTTGGTGCGCTGGCCAATGGCCACATCAATCTGATGGTTGCCGGTCTGGTCGGGGCGTTCCTGACCTCTATCTATACTTTCCGCATGATTTTCATCGTCTTCCACGGCGAAGAAAAAATTCATGCCCATGCCGGTAAAGGCATTACTCATCATCTGCCGCTGATTGTGCTGCTGGTGCTGTCGACCTTCATTGGTGCGCTGATTACTCCACCGCTGGCAGGTGTTCTGCCGCAGAACGAGTTTGGTGAAGGCGGCAAAGTGGGGCTGGAAATCACCTCTGGCGTGGTGGCTATCGTCGGTATCCTGATCGCTGCGGCGCTGTGGCTGGGCAAACGTCAACTGGTGACCCGCGTTGCCAACAGTGCGCCGGGCCGTTTCTTCGGCACCTGGTGGTTTGCGGCCTGGGGCTTCGATTGGCTGTACGACAAAGTGTTCGTTAAGCCATTCCTCGGCATTGCCTGGCTGTTGCACCGTGACCCGCTGAACTCGCTGATGAATCTGCCCGCGCTGATTTCACGCGTTGGCAACAAGGGGCTGGTGGTCAGCGAAAACGGCTATCTGCGCTGGTATGTGGCGTCCATGAGTGTCGGTGCTGTGGTCGTTCTGGCTCTGCTGCTGGTGGTTTAA
- the nuoI gene encoding NADH-quinone oxidoreductase subunit NuoI, which produces MTLKDIVVGFGTTVRSIWMIGMHAFAKRETQMYPEEPVYLPPRYRGRIVLTRDPDGQERCVACNLCAVACPVGCISLQKAEMQDGRWYPEFFRINFSRCIFCGLCEEACPTTAIQLTPDFELGEFKRQDLVYEKQDLLISGPGKYPEYNFYRMAGMAIDGKGKGDAENEAKPIDVKGLLP; this is translated from the coding sequence ATGACTTTAAAAGATATTGTCGTTGGCTTCGGCACGACAGTGCGCAGTATCTGGATGATAGGCATGCATGCCTTCGCCAAACGCGAAACCCAGATGTACCCGGAAGAGCCGGTGTACCTGCCGCCGCGCTACCGTGGCCGTATCGTGCTGACGCGCGACCCGGACGGCCAGGAGCGTTGCGTTGCCTGTAACCTGTGTGCGGTAGCTTGTCCGGTAGGGTGTATTTCGCTGCAAAAAGCCGAAATGCAGGATGGCCGCTGGTATCCGGAATTTTTCCGCATCAACTTTTCACGCTGCATCTTCTGTGGCCTGTGCGAAGAAGCCTGTCCGACTACGGCTATCCAGCTGACCCCGGATTTCGAACTGGGTGAGTTTAAGCGTCAGGATTTGGTGTACGAAAAACAGGATCTGTTGATCTCCGGGCCGGGTAAATATCCGGAGTACAACTTCTACCGCATGGCGGGTATGGCGATTGACGGGAAAGGCAAAGGCGACGCGGAAAACGAAGCCAAACCAATCGACGTCAAAGGCTTGTTACCTTAA
- the nuoJ gene encoding NADH-quinone oxidoreductase subunit J: MEFAFYLCGLVAVLTTLRVITHTNPVHALLYLIVSLLSIAGVFFSMGAYFAGALEIIVYAGAIMVLFVFVVMMLNLGKTQQDQEREWLKPSLWIGPGIVSLLLLVVMIYAISTAHDQGIDGTVIDAKAVGISLFGPYVLAVELASMLLLAGLVVAFHIGREERQGEVLSNRPAEAQAKKEEHA; encoded by the coding sequence ATGGAATTTGCGTTTTATCTTTGTGGACTGGTGGCGGTGCTGACGACGCTACGCGTCATCACTCACACCAACCCGGTACATGCGCTGCTGTACCTGATTGTTTCGCTGCTGTCGATTGCGGGTGTGTTCTTCTCGATGGGCGCTTACTTTGCCGGTGCGCTGGAAATCATCGTCTACGCCGGTGCCATTATGGTGCTGTTCGTGTTCGTGGTGATGATGCTGAACCTTGGCAAAACCCAGCAGGATCAGGAACGTGAGTGGCTGAAGCCGTCATTGTGGATTGGTCCGGGCATCGTCTCCTTGCTGCTGCTGGTGGTGATGATTTATGCCATTAGCACGGCACACGATCAGGGTATTGATGGCACCGTTATTGACGCCAAAGCGGTGGGTATCAGCCTGTTTGGTCCTTATGTTCTGGCTGTGGAGCTGGCGTCAATGCTGCTGCTGGCTGGCCTGGTTGTGGCCTTCCATATCGGACGTGAAGAGCGTCAGGGCGAAGTGTTAAGCAACCGTCCGGCAGAGGCGCAAGCGAAAAAAGAGGAGCACGCATGA
- the nuoH gene encoding NADH-quinone oxidoreductase subunit NuoH produces the protein MSWLTPDVIDILISIGKAIVILLVVVGCGAFMSFAERRLLGLWQNRYGPNRVGWGGSLQLAADMIKMFFKEDWVPPFTDRFIFTLAPVIAFVSLLLAFAIVPVTPTWMVTDLNIGLLFFLMMAGLAVYAVLFAGWSSNNKYSLLGAMRASAQTLSYEVFLGLSLMGVVAQAGSFNLNAIVESQAHLWNIIPQFFGFLTFCIAGVAVCHRHPFDQPEAEQELADGYHIEYAGMKFGLFFVGEYVAITTVSALIVTLFFGGWQGPFLPPIIWFAIKTAFFMVMFILIRAALPRPRYDQVLSFGWKVCLPLTLLNLLATAAVILSAQ, from the coding sequence ATGAGCTGGCTGACACCGGACGTTATTGACATCCTGATTAGCATCGGCAAAGCCATCGTCATCCTGCTGGTGGTGGTGGGCTGTGGTGCCTTTATGAGCTTTGCCGAGCGTCGTCTGCTCGGCTTATGGCAGAACCGATACGGACCGAACCGCGTAGGTTGGGGCGGTTCGCTGCAATTGGCAGCGGACATGATCAAAATGTTCTTTAAAGAGGACTGGGTTCCGCCGTTTACCGACCGCTTCATCTTTACCCTTGCCCCGGTGATTGCGTTTGTATCGCTGCTGCTGGCCTTCGCGATTGTGCCGGTCACGCCGACCTGGATGGTGACCGACCTGAACATCGGTCTGCTGTTCTTCCTGATGATGGCGGGTCTGGCGGTGTACGCGGTGCTGTTTGCGGGTTGGTCGAGTAACAACAAATACTCGCTGCTGGGGGCGATGCGTGCTTCCGCGCAGACCCTGAGCTACGAAGTGTTCCTCGGTCTGTCGCTGATGGGCGTGGTAGCGCAGGCGGGGTCGTTCAATCTGAATGCCATCGTGGAAAGCCAGGCGCACCTGTGGAACATCATTCCGCAATTCTTTGGCTTCCTGACTTTCTGTATCGCAGGCGTTGCGGTGTGTCACCGTCATCCGTTTGACCAGCCGGAAGCCGAGCAGGAACTGGCCGATGGTTATCACATCGAATATGCCGGGATGAAGTTCGGTCTGTTCTTTGTTGGTGAATACGTGGCCATCACCACCGTGTCAGCGCTGATTGTGACGCTGTTCTTCGGTGGCTGGCAGGGACCGTTCCTGCCGCCGATCATCTGGTTTGCCATTAAGACCGCGTTCTTCATGGTGATGTTTATCCTGATTCGTGCTGCGCTTCCGCGTCCACGCTATGACCAGGTGCTGTCGTTCGGCTGGAAAGTGTGTCTGCCGTTGACGCTGTTGAACCTGCTGGCGACCGCCGCAGTGATTCTGTCTGCGCAGTAA
- the nuoF gene encoding NADH-quinone oxidoreductase subunit NuoF, protein MKQIIRTAETHPLTWRLRDDKQPVWIDEYRSKNGYVGAEKALKGMSQDEIVAAVKDSGLKGRGGAGFNTGLKWSLMPKDESMNIRYLLCNADEMEPGTYKDRLLMEQLPHQLVEGMLISAFALKAYRGYIFLRGEYIEAAVHLRKAIAEATEAGFLGKNILGTGFDFELIVHTGAGRYICGEETALINSLEGRRANPRSKPPFPASAGVWGKPTCVNNVETLSNVPAIFLNGVEWYKNISKSDDTGTKMMGFSGRVKNPGVWELPFGITAREILEDYAGGMRDGLKFKAWQPGGAGTDFLTDQHLDLPMEFASIGKAGSRLGTALAMAVDHEINMVSLVRNLEEFFARESCGWCTPCRDGLPWSVKILRALEQKQGQPGDIETLQQLCRQLGPGKTFCAHAPGAVEPLQSAIKYFREEFEAGIAPQVFGNTRAIGGIQPNLLKARW, encoded by the coding sequence ATTAAACAGATCATTCGTACTGCGGAAACGCATCCACTGACCTGGCGCCTGCGCGATGACAAACAGCCGGTATGGATTGACGAATATCGCAGCAAAAACGGTTACGTTGGCGCGGAAAAAGCGCTGAAAGGCATGAGCCAGGACGAAATCGTCGCGGCGGTGAAAGACTCCGGTCTGAAAGGTCGTGGTGGTGCAGGCTTTAACACCGGCCTGAAATGGAGCCTGATGCCGAAAGACGAATCCATGAACATCCGTTACCTGCTGTGTAACGCCGATGAGATGGAGCCGGGCACCTATAAAGACCGCCTGCTGATGGAGCAACTGCCGCACCAACTGGTGGAAGGGATGCTGATCAGCGCCTTTGCACTGAAAGCCTACCGTGGCTACATCTTCCTGCGCGGTGAATATATCGAGGCAGCGGTGCATCTGCGCAAAGCGATCGCCGAAGCCACCGAAGCCGGTTTTCTCGGCAAGAACATTCTCGGCACCGGTTTTGATTTCGAGCTGATCGTGCATACCGGGGCGGGTCGCTACATTTGTGGTGAAGAAACCGCGTTAATTAACTCACTGGAAGGGCGTCGCGCTAACCCGCGTTCCAAGCCACCGTTCCCGGCCAGTGCCGGTGTCTGGGGCAAGCCGACCTGTGTTAACAACGTTGAGACCCTGTCGAACGTACCGGCCATCTTCCTCAATGGGGTGGAGTGGTACAAGAACATCTCTAAAAGTGACGATACCGGCACCAAAATGATGGGCTTCTCGGGTCGCGTGAAAAACCCTGGTGTCTGGGAGCTGCCGTTCGGTATTACCGCGCGCGAGATCCTGGAAGATTATGCCGGTGGCATGCGCGATGGTCTGAAGTTCAAAGCCTGGCAACCAGGCGGCGCAGGCACTGACTTCCTCACCGATCAACACCTCGACCTGCCGATGGAATTTGCCAGCATTGGTAAAGCCGGTAGCCGTCTGGGTACCGCGCTGGCGATGGCGGTTGACCATGAGATCAACATGGTGTCGCTGGTGCGTAATCTGGAAGAGTTCTTTGCCCGTGAATCCTGCGGCTGGTGTACGCCATGCCGTGATGGACTGCCGTGGAGCGTGAAGATCCTGCGTGCGCTGGAACAGAAGCAAGGCCAGCCGGGTGATATCGAAACCCTGCAACAGCTTTGTCGTCAGCTTGGCCCAGGTAAAACCTTCTGTGCCCATGCGCCTGGCGCGGTAGAGCCATTGCAGAGTGCCATTAAATATTTCCGTGAAGAGTTTGAAGCCGGCATTGCGCCGCAGGTGTTTGGCAATACCCGCGCCATCGGCGGTATCCAGCCGAACCTGCTGAAAGCGCGCTGGTAA
- the nuoE gene encoding NADH-quinone oxidoreductase subunit NuoE — translation MHDQKIAIQTIDPNEVFVLSEAEHHAIEHEKHHYEDARAASIEALKIVQKQRGWVPDGAINAIAEVLGIPASDVEGVATFYSQIYRQPVGRHVIRYCDSVVCHITGYQGIQAALEQNLHIKPGQTTPDGRFTLLPTCCLGNCDKGPTMMVDEDTHVHLTPEGIANLLEQYQ, via the coding sequence ATGCACGATCAAAAAATTGCCATCCAAACGATCGACCCTAATGAGGTCTTTGTGCTGAGCGAGGCAGAACACCACGCGATTGAGCACGAAAAACACCATTACGAAGATGCGCGTGCCGCTTCCATCGAAGCGCTGAAGATCGTGCAGAAACAGCGTGGCTGGGTGCCTGACGGCGCGATCAACGCCATTGCCGAGGTGCTGGGTATTCCGGCCAGTGACGTCGAAGGTGTGGCGACATTCTATAGCCAGATCTATCGCCAGCCGGTCGGGCGTCATGTAATTCGCTACTGCGACAGCGTGGTGTGCCATATCACCGGTTATCAGGGAATTCAGGCCGCGTTAGAACAAAACCTGCACATCAAACCGGGCCAGACGACGCCGGATGGCCGCTTCACGCTGCTGCCAACCTGCTGCCTGGGTAACTGCGACAAAGGCCCGACCATGATGGTGGATGAAGATACCCACGTTCATCTGACGCCGGAAGGTATTGCCAATTTACTGGAGCAGTATCAATGA
- the nuoK gene encoding NADH-quinone oxidoreductase subunit NuoK produces the protein MIPLQHGLILAAVLFVLGLTSLVLRRNLLFMLIGLEIMINAAALALVVAGSYWGQADGQVMYILAISLAAAEASIGLALLLQLYRRRQTLNIDTVSEMRG, from the coding sequence ATGATCCCGTTACAACACGGCCTGATTCTGGCTGCTGTGCTGTTTGTTCTCGGCCTGACCTCACTGGTGCTGCGCCGTAACCTGCTGTTTATGCTGATTGGTCTGGAAATCATGATCAACGCCGCCGCACTGGCGCTGGTGGTGGCAGGCAGCTACTGGGGACAAGCGGACGGCCAGGTGATGTATATCCTGGCCATCAGCCTCGCAGCGGCGGAAGCCAGTATTGGTCTGGCGCTGCTGCTCCAGCTCTATCGTCGTCGTCAGACGCTGAACATTGATACTGTGAGCGAGATGCGCGGATGA